Genomic DNA from Veillonella criceti:
TATTGATTAGCATATCGTAAGTATGATAATGGATAACTACAATGTTAAAAGCTGAGTAAATTTATCAGTTTGCTGAGCTCTGGGTTACAAGGAGGAATGAATATGTCTTTACAATTAAAAGAACAATATGGTTTGTTTATTAATAATCAGTGGGTGCCAGCCAGTGATGGTGGCACTTATGAAGTACATAGTCCAGCTAATGGTGCGTTATTGGCTAAAGCAGCAGAAGCAACTAAAGAAGATGTTGATGCAGCCGTTGTAGCAGCGACAAAAGCGTTTGAAACTTGGAAGAAAACAAGTCCTCAGGAACGTTCGGAATATTTACTTAAAATTGCCGATGCGCTAGAAGCACAGGCTGAGCATTTTGCTATGGTAGAATCGTATGATAATGGTAAGCCAATCCGTGAAACACGTGCTGTAGATGTACCTTTTGCGATTGATCATTTCCGCTATTTTGCTGGCGCTATTCGCGCTGAAGAAGGCTCCGCTAATATGCTGGATGAAAATACATTGGCACTGATTTTAAATGAGCCAATCGGTGTTGTGGGGCAGGTTATTCCTTGGAACTTCCCATTCTTGATGGCTGCTTGGAAAATAGCGCCTGCATTGGCTGCTGGTTGTACAATTGTTATTAAGCCATCCAATCATACATCTCTTAGCTTGTTAGAATTTGCTAATATTTTCCAGCAGATTTTACCACCAGGTGTTGTGAATATTATTACTGGTAAAGGCTCTCGTTCTGGTCAATATATTCTTGACCATCCTGGTTTCAATAAATTGGCTTTTACAGGGTCTACAGAAGTGGGCCTTAATGTATATAAAGCAGCATCGGAACGTTTAATTCCAGCAACTCTTGAATTAGGTGGTAAATCCGCTAATATTTTCTTTGAAGATGCTAAATGGGATATGGCGTTAGATGGTGCTATGCTCGGTATCTTGTTCAATCAAGGGCAAGTATGTTGTGCTGGTTCGCGTATCTTCGTTCAAGATACAATTTATGATAAATTTGTAGCAGATTTAGCTAAGTTGTTTGATAAAGTTAAAGTAGGCATGCCTTGGGAGGATTCTACCGAATTAGGGGCTCAGATTTATGAAGCCCAGACAGAAAAAATTCTTGATTATGTAGAAATTGCTAAACAAGAAGGAGCTCGTATTGCGGCTGGTGGCGTTCGTGTAACGGATGGCGAATTTGGTAAAGGGTGTTTTGTTCGTCCAACCTTAATCGTAGATGCGACCAATGATATGCGCGTAGCCCGCGAAGAAATCTTTGGGCCAGTAGCGGTTGTTATTAAATTCCACAGTGAAGACGAAGTAATTAAAATGGCTAACGACAGTATTTATGGGCTCGGTGGTGGCGTATGGACCCGCGATATTAATCGTGCTGTTCGTGTAGCGCGGGCCATTGAAACTGGCCGTATGTGGGTAAACTGCTACAATAGCATTCCTGCAGGGGCTCCATTTGGTGGCTATAAACAGTCTGGTATTGGCCGTGAAACGCATAAAGTAATTTTAGAACACTATAGCCAGAAGAAGAGTATTCTTGTAAATCTTGGTGAAAACCCATCTGGTTTATATAATTTAGATGTAGACAAATAATTACATTATAGCTACATTAGATAAGTATTAGATATTTAAAAGAGTTTATAGCTAGTATTAGGATATATGAATTCTAATATATAGAAAAAGGACCGAACTGAGGTACATAAGGTACTACTCAGTTCGGTCCTTTGTGTTTAGCTAAACGCCTTTAGCATCTGGATCCCATATAAATTTGTGGATTTGTAATTGTAAACGTACTTGCTGTAGGTGATTCGTTAAAAGATATTCAACAATATCTTTTGGATCAATTTTGCCAAATACAGGGGAGACAAAGATATGGCCTTTTGGCTGTTTCGTAGTTACAATTTCTTTCATCTTTTGTAAATCGCTATAAGAGCTGACTACAAATTTTAGTACATCCTTATCTGTTAAGGAGTCACATAGCTTTGGCTGCATATGCTCTTCGGCTGCAGAATCAGGGCATTTATAATCAAAGGTGTAGAAAACATTGGCCCGTTGAAAGGGTGGTAAAATACTGCCATTGGTTTCAATGTTAAATTCGTAAGGTCCATACGGTGTTGTACGAGCGCTTAATACATCAATCAGTGCTTCTACTTCCTTAGCCTGTAACAGAGGTTCGCCACCTGTAATGGTAATATAGCGATTGCCTAAGGCCTCTAGGGCGTCGGCCATTTCATTGATTGTGTACGTTTCAAAAACTGCATCATCGCCATAGCTATAGAGAGTGTCACAATACACACAACGGAGATTACAGTCATGTAATCGTAAAAAGGAACAGGGAAAGCCTTGGCGTGTGCCTTCCCCTTCGATAGAGCTAAAAAGCTCAATCACGTTCATAGATAGCCACGTTCCCTTCTGATTCTTGGACAACAACTTTGAAACATTTTTCGCCGAGTTCGTCAGCAATCCATTTGGCCATATTTTCGGCAGTCGGATTAATATCACCCATAATATCATTTACATGTTTATGATCGAGACGGCCATGGATGGCTTCTTTGATATGACCAAAGTCGATGACCATACCATTTTCGTCGAGTTCAGCACTGCGAGCATAAATGTGGACAATCCAGTTATGACCATGTAAATTTTGGCATTTACTCTTATAGGTTAATTTTAATTGATGAGATGCACTAATTTCTAATTTTTTGACAACAGTAAACATTCTATCCTCTCTTTAATATATTATAGTTCTATTTAATGCCTAGTTAATGTCTAGTTAATGTCTAGTTTTTAATATTTAGTTTTTTATCTTTAGACTTCAATTGTTATTGAAATTTTAATATTATATTTTTAAAGTTTTAATTCGCTCAATGGCACGTAAGGTATTTTCACGACTACCGAAAGCTGTAAGTCGTAGATACCCTTCGCCACAAGGTCCAAAACCGGCGCCTGGTGTACTTACGATATGTACTTTTTCTAATAATAAATCAAAGAATTCCCAGCTGGTCATACCCGTTGGCACTTTAAGCCAAATGTAAGGAGCATCAATGCCACCGAATACAGTTAAGCCAATGGCTTCTAGGCCTTCACGGATAATGCGGGCATTTTCTTTGTAGTAAGCAATAGCTTCACGGGTTTGCTTGTAACCGGCTTCGGAATAGACGGCTTCGGCAGCTCGCTGAACGATATAAGGAACACCATTAAATTTGGTACATTGACGACGATTCCACAATGGATTTAAGGCCTGCTTTTCGCCGTTAGCCGTATTAATTACCAAGTCTTTAGGTACGACTGTGTAGGCGCAGCGTGTACCTGTGAAACCAGCTGTTTTAGAGAAAGAGCGGAATTCGATAGCCACCTCGCGGGCTCCTTCAATTTCATAGATACTGTGGACAGTATCTTCACTACTGATAAAGGCTTCATACGCAGAGTCAAACATGAGCACGGTATCATTGGTTTTACACCAATCTACCCATTCTTTAAGGCGTTGACGGGTTAACACGGTACCTGTTGGATTGTTAGGACAACAAAGATAGACAATATCTACACGCTTTTCAGGGAAGGCTGGGGAGAAACTGTTTTCTGCATTCGTTGGTAAGTACACAATATTTTCAAATTTGCCATCTACGAATTGGCCTGAACGACCACCCATAACATTGCTATCTAAGTAAACGGGGTATACTGGGTCAGTAATAGCTACTGTATTGTGGGCACTGAATAATTCTTGGATATTGCCAACATCAGATTTAGCACCATCAGAAATGAATACTTCGTCAATATCTAGTTGGATACCCCGTGGTTTGTAGTCATGCTCAATGACGGCTTGACGTAAGAATTCATAACCTTGTTCAGGGCCATAACCACGAAAGGTATCGGCTTGACTCATTTCATCAACTGCTTTGTGCATGGATTCAATAACAGCAGGGGCTAGTGGTTGGGTTACATCGCCAATACCTAAGCGAATAATGTCGGCATCAGGGTGTGTTTTTTGAAATTCCGCTACTTTACGAGCTATGTTAGCAAATAAATAGGAACTTTGAAGATTGGAATAATTTTCATTGACTAAAGCCATAGGAGACCTCCTTTTAAAATGCTATGTAACGACTATATTACAGAGGTTCTTTACGCATAGATAATATAGCTAAAGGATTTAAAACTATATAATATAGAAAATATTAAATTTATTGTTTTATTTTACTATATATGTGACCTATATGGCAATAAAGATAGTAAAATAAAGAAAAACAGGAATCCGGGGAGGGATTCCTGTTTTTCTTGTAAGGGGAGTGTTAGTGTTAATCAAATGAAATATCGATTACCTACATCGGCTGAACAGGGAGGGTTCAAATCCGATATAGTTCCCTGTAATCAATGATAGAGGTAACCCGAATGGGGTATCGGAATTACCATTCATTTGATGATATTATAATAAGCTATCAGTATGAAAGCAAAATGAACGTTTTGAGAAATTATCGACTTTTTTTGTTAAATTTTTGCATTTAAGTTAATAGGCGTAAATTCTCGTAAACCCCAGTGTATATAGTAGTTGGCATTTATCCTAGAAATTTAATGTACTATTGATTTAATTATATGTCCATTAACACCATCAATAATTAATTCATAGGTCAAGCCAGAACGTGCCGCTTTGATTTGATAGAATGGATGCTTTTGAAATTCATGAGGTGGCGTACGACTAAAGTCGTTAGCAGGCCTTGTTTTAGGCTCGCTATTTTGATTAACAGGTACATTATTTACTTCTCCATTAGGTATTGGTTCTATTAGGGGTGCTTTAGCGCTAACTGCATTTTTATGAGTTGCATTTGTTTTTTCAGGTACTTTCAATGGTGGTAGTGAGGTCACATTACCATTTTCTTCGGGAATTACCACATTTTCAGAATCACCGGCATCATCTTGGGATGTTACATTACATGTATTGGCATGATTTTTACTTAATTGAGATGGTGCTGGTAAATCATCAAAGGTGATGAGTGATATTTCTTTAAATGTGAGTTCGCTGAGGGGAACGCCTGTATTAATAGACGTTAATTCTTTAATACGATCTTCACTGAGCAATGACATATTATTAGCCGTAGCTTGGGCTTTCACCATTTCAGAACGAGCCGCTGTTACTTTGGCTTGTTCTTCAGCTTCTAAATAATCGTGAATCCCATAGACTACAGCACCAATGATACAGACCGCAATAGATAGGGAGAGCAGACGACGAATCCGTCGCGTTGGAGGTTCTGTATCATTCGTTTCTACAGAAACGGGTTGTAATAAATGTTTCATGGTAAATCCTTTCCAGAGGCCTCAACGGTCGTTGTAGGAAATTCCAAAATAAAGCTAGTTGACACATGAGGTTCACTTACAGCGTAGGCTTTAGCTTGGTGTAGTTTTATAATGTTTTGTACAAAATAAAGTCCTAAGCCAAGTCCTTGGTCTGCCTTTTTAGTACGAGCTTGATCAACTTGATATAATCGGTCCCAGATTTTAGCCAAGTCCTCTTCATTAATGCCTTCACCATTATCACTAACAGTGATGCGAATGGCTTCGTCCGTTTTGTCTAAGGCAATGGTAACCGTGTCTTTGGTAAATTTAATGGCATTATCCACTAAGTTGCCAACGGCCCGTTTTAAAAAGGGGAGATTACCAGTTATGGATAGATTTGGCTCAAGTGTAGCTTGTAAAGTGATAGATTTTTCTTTACAAATACGACGATAACTATCGACAACTTCTTGCATCATATGACTTAAATCAAGGGGATCCTTTTTGATATTATCCATGTTATCAAGACGGGCAATATCTAATAATTGTGTGACCATAGCCGTCATAAAACGGCTTTGCTGGAAAATATGTTCAAAACTTTCTTTGGCTTCGTCTATATTATCAATATAGGCTCTACCAAAATCACTTTCTGCTTGAATGACTGCAATGGGGGTTCGTAATTCGTGAGATACATCAGAACTGAATTGTTTCTCGCGAAGGGATGAGTTTTCTAAGCTATCCAACATGCTATTGAAAGTTTGCGATAGGGCTGCAATTTCATCATGACTGTCGACGAGTTGTTCAATTCGCTGTGATAAGTCACGCTTTTGACCAATAGTAGCAGCTGTTTTTGTCATATTACGAATGGGGCGTAAGCCACGTTTAATAATCCAATAACCGCCACTGGTACCAATGACTAAGAAGATGACACCCCCTAAGAGTAGGGACCAAAGCATGATATTAGCCGCTCGACTGGCGGTCGTAGCTGGTAAAACGCCGCGTACCCAACCATGAAAAGCCGGATCAGCTACTGGTGCATCATAATAGTAGAAAGTCGAATTTTTTACTGTTATTTCTGTAATATGATGTGGTGATAGCATACTTTCTGGCGGAAAACCATCAGGAATTGCGCCCTTAATAGCGACCCCGTTGTCCATGTAGAGTACAGTAAATACCCCTTCTTGGAATGGCCGAAATCGTGTTAAATTATCGGCGGTATTAATGACTCGTGATTGCAGTGTGCTACGCATTTCTGAATCTTCCCACAATTGTGTGAATTGCATAATGAAGACGGAGAGCATGAGTAGCATGAGTAGTAAGAAAATGGAATACCAACCCGTAATTTTTAATGTAATGGGTAATCGGTTGAATGGATTGATACAAGTGCCATTCTCGTTGCGAACAAAGAGGGAACGCAGCCAATGAAACCATTGGCTGATTCCCTGTAAGTTTGAGTTTCTATTCTTCCACTTTGAATACATAGCCAACACCTCGTACGGTATGAATTAATTTTGCTTCGTCGGCTACATCAAGTTTTTTACGTAAATCCTTAATATATACATCAATTAGGTTAGAATAGCTTTCATAATCGTATTCCCATACATGATCAAGAATCTGTTGACGAGATAGTACGATATTTACATTGCTAGCTAAATAATATAATAAATCAAATTCTTTAGCCGTTAATACTAATTCGTGGCCATGCAAAGTAGCAGTACGACTTTGACTATTAATTGTTAAAGGACCTGCTTCTAAATCGTTGTGAGCATGGTTGTAGCTACGACGAGATAATGCATAAATACGAGCGATTAACTCTTCAAATTCAAAAGGTTTGACTAAATAGTCATCGCCACCGTGGTTAAACCCTTTAATTTTATCTTGAAGAGCATCTTTAGCTGTTAAGAATAAAACAGGTGTCTTATTACCTTCTTGACGCAAATGTTGAACTACTGTGAAACCATCCATCTTAGGTATCATTACATCCATGACTACGACATCATAACTAGATGTATTAATATGGTCTAAGGCCGTTTCACCGTCAAAACAGCAATCAACTGTCATAGACTCTACGCGGAGACGTTTAGCTATAATATTATTTAACATTTCTTCGTCTTCAACTAGTAAAACTTTCATATAATCACTCCTGTCTTACAGAAATAAGCCTGTTTCACGCCCAGAGGGAAAGTAACAGACTATAATAAGTAATAAATTGTATGCCGAATCTTATTAAGAGACTCTTCATAATTAATTATAACAATTAATTAATAGCGATTTTATGCGCCCAGTATAGCGTAAGGGAATGAACTCCTTATGAAGAGATATCCTTT
This window encodes:
- a CDS encoding radical SAM protein, which produces MNVIELFSSIEGEGTRQGFPCSFLRLHDCNLRCVYCDTLYSYGDDAVFETYTINEMADALEALGNRYITITGGEPLLQAKEVEALIDVLSARTTPYGPYEFNIETNGSILPPFQRANVFYTFDYKCPDSAAEEHMQPKLCDSLTDKDVLKFVVSSYSDLQKMKEIVTTKQPKGHIFVSPVFGKIDPKDIVEYLLTNHLQQVRLQLQIHKFIWDPDAKGV
- a CDS encoding response regulator transcription factor, producing MKVLLVEDEEMLNNIIAKRLRVESMTVDCCFDGETALDHINTSSYDVVVMDVMIPKMDGFTVVQHLRQEGNKTPVLFLTAKDALQDKIKGFNHGGDDYLVKPFEFEELIARIYALSRRSYNHAHNDLEAGPLTINSQSRTATLHGHELVLTAKEFDLLYYLASNVNIVLSRQQILDHVWEYDYESYSNLIDVYIKDLRKKLDVADEAKLIHTVRGVGYVFKVEE
- a CDS encoding LL-diaminopimelate aminotransferase, translated to MALVNENYSNLQSSYLFANIARKVAEFQKTHPDADIIRLGIGDVTQPLAPAVIESMHKAVDEMSQADTFRGYGPEQGYEFLRQAVIEHDYKPRGIQLDIDEVFISDGAKSDVGNIQELFSAHNTVAITDPVYPVYLDSNVMGGRSGQFVDGKFENIVYLPTNAENSFSPAFPEKRVDIVYLCCPNNPTGTVLTRQRLKEWVDWCKTNDTVLMFDSAYEAFISSEDTVHSIYEIEGAREVAIEFRSFSKTAGFTGTRCAYTVVPKDLVINTANGEKQALNPLWNRRQCTKFNGVPYIVQRAAEAVYSEAGYKQTREAIAYYKENARIIREGLEAIGLTVFGGIDAPYIWLKVPTGMTSWEFFDLLLEKVHIVSTPGAGFGPCGEGYLRLTAFGSRENTLRAIERIKTLKI
- the queD gene encoding 6-carboxytetrahydropterin synthase QueD codes for the protein MFTVVKKLEISASHQLKLTYKSKCQNLHGHNWIVHIYARSAELDENGMVIDFGHIKEAIHGRLDHKHVNDIMGDINPTAENMAKWIADELGEKCFKVVVQESEGNVAIYERD
- a CDS encoding aldehyde dehydrogenase family protein → MSLQLKEQYGLFINNQWVPASDGGTYEVHSPANGALLAKAAEATKEDVDAAVVAATKAFETWKKTSPQERSEYLLKIADALEAQAEHFAMVESYDNGKPIRETRAVDVPFAIDHFRYFAGAIRAEEGSANMLDENTLALILNEPIGVVGQVIPWNFPFLMAAWKIAPALAAGCTIVIKPSNHTSLSLLEFANIFQQILPPGVVNIITGKGSRSGQYILDHPGFNKLAFTGSTEVGLNVYKAASERLIPATLELGGKSANIFFEDAKWDMALDGAMLGILFNQGQVCCAGSRIFVQDTIYDKFVADLAKLFDKVKVGMPWEDSTELGAQIYEAQTEKILDYVEIAKQEGARIAAGGVRVTDGEFGKGCFVRPTLIVDATNDMRVAREEIFGPVAVVIKFHSEDEVIKMANDSIYGLGGGVWTRDINRAVRVARAIETGRMWVNCYNSIPAGAPFGGYKQSGIGRETHKVILEHYSQKKSILVNLGENPSGLYNLDVDK
- a CDS encoding sensor histidine kinase gives rise to the protein MYSKWKNRNSNLQGISQWFHWLRSLFVRNENGTCINPFNRLPITLKITGWYSIFLLLMLLMLSVFIMQFTQLWEDSEMRSTLQSRVINTADNLTRFRPFQEGVFTVLYMDNGVAIKGAIPDGFPPESMLSPHHITEITVKNSTFYYYDAPVADPAFHGWVRGVLPATTASRAANIMLWSLLLGGVIFLVIGTSGGYWIIKRGLRPIRNMTKTAATIGQKRDLSQRIEQLVDSHDEIAALSQTFNSMLDSLENSSLREKQFSSDVSHELRTPIAVIQAESDFGRAYIDNIDEAKESFEHIFQQSRFMTAMVTQLLDIARLDNMDNIKKDPLDLSHMMQEVVDSYRRICKEKSITLQATLEPNLSITGNLPFLKRAVGNLVDNAIKFTKDTVTIALDKTDEAIRITVSDNGEGINEEDLAKIWDRLYQVDQARTKKADQGLGLGLYFVQNIIKLHQAKAYAVSEPHVSTSFILEFPTTTVEASGKDLP